AAAAGATGTCAAAGAATGTTGTTATTGCTCACTGTTATCTGCCACAACACTCCAACATGTATCAAAATCATTAGAATTACACACAAAATAACGATCAAAACGCTATAAAATGCTCTGCATCCCCAAAGTAAATTGAAAATAATTTTCTACATTTTTTAACTTTTCTGTAAAATTTAACGAGAAATCCCTCTAAAGCATTAAACTTCAGAGGGATTTATTTTTGTGCGGTATTATCTAGGACCCGCCAGCTAAACCGATAGGGTCGGGAGTTATGAATCTGCCGATGGTGGGGTCGTAGTCGCGGTGTCCCAAATAGTAAGCCCCGCACTTTTTGGGTGCGGGGCTTTGTGTTAGAATGTGTTTAAGTTTTTAATTGTGCTTCTTGTTTGTAAAACCACTGTGGCTTTTTCCATGCGATGAGGAAAAGGGTTAAGTTAAACAACGGAACAATGGGCAATAAGAGTAGGCCCGCAACTCCCCAAAATGCTAGGCGTAAATATGGGTATGCATAAAGTATGTGGAAGCTAAAGAGCGCTGCTGCTCCATAATCATCTGGGCGATCAAGCAAAAAAAACCATCCTGACCAGAATGTTGCAATAAACCACATAAAAGAAAACCATTTAAGTAATTTTATGTTTGAACTATTCTTTATTAAACACTTTACCATCATAAAAGCAGAAAAAGGATAAACAATAATCCATGTAACTGCATAAATTAAATTGTCGACAAAGCTTGGAAATAGTCCCGCATAGATTATGAGCCATACCGTTTGTAGTGCATAAATACCAATCAAGAAAAAGATTGAATAATACAGAAACACAAACCATCCTAGCGGTGCCAAGTTGAAGCTAGTCAGTTTGTTTCTTATGCTTTTTAAGTTGTTCATAGTATTTTGAGCCTTTTTTAAGATCGTATTGGTCTTTTGGGTCATCAAAGTTTGAATTTCTCCAGTCAATTTTCGATGTTCCACTTATAACTTGGTAAGCACCAGCACCTTGCATTATTTCCTCTTCTGAAAGGCCCAATGCTCTAGCTGCAGCTCCAAAGTTAAAATTGCCAAATCTTTCATTTTCACGGCCTTGTCTTTTATAATCTTTTTCTTTCCCAGATCCGTATTTATCATAAATGTACCGTAATTTCTTTATTGAACCTAATTTGTCATCCTTTACTGATTCAGCAAATTCTTCTGCCTCTTGAATGTTCTTGTCTACACTCACGCCATCTGGTCCAACAGGAATTCCTTCGTATTTATGGAATTCAGTATCAGTGTCGTTTTTAATCTTTCTTATTTGCGCATCGCGCCTATTCCTCTCAGTAGAACTAAGTTTTAATGTTCGCTGAGTGGATGAAGTTAATCCTTCCATTCTATTTGGTTCAGAGGGCGAAGCTCTGTCCGCTCCGGCTTGTTTCGGCGGCTTTCCACTCTTCTGAATCCCACTCCCCTCAACATTACTCTTCTTATATTCTTCGCTAGCAGTAACGCTTGGTGCTTTAGTACTAATAAGCTCGTTAATAACAGTCTCGGCTAATTTATCCTTCGACTCCTGACTCTGACCAGCTAACCCTGTGCGATCATGGAAGTTAATTGGATCATCGAGGCAGTAACCATAAACATCTACATCCCCACCAGCTAGTCCGATAGGGTCGGGAGTTGTGAATCTGCCGATGGTGGGGTCGTAGTCGCGATATCCGAAGTGAACTAAATCGGTATATTGAGCATGATTTTCCGTAAAAAAACCCAGAAAATTTATGGA
This window of the Maridesulfovibrio frigidus DSM 17176 genome carries:
- a CDS encoding RHS repeat-associated core domain-containing protein, with amino-acid sequence MLTQSPAPKKCGAYYLGHRDYDPTIGRFITPDPIGLAGGS
- a CDS encoding polymorphic toxin type 44 domain-containing protein yields the protein MEGLTSSTQRTLKLSSTERNRRDAQIRKIKNDTDTEFHKYEGIPVGPDGVSVDKNIQEAEEFAESVKDDKLGSIKKLRYIYDKYGSGKEKDYKRQGRENERFGNFNFGAAARALGLSEEEIMQGAGAYQVISGTSKIDWRNSNFDDPKDQYDLKKGSKYYEQLKKHKKQTD